The Calothrix sp. PCC 7507 DNA segment AGTAGCCAAAATCTGGTTATACTTGCGGATTTCTGCCTGATCGATGGGTGCGCGTCCCAGGAAGTGCTTAGTTCCCTGTTCAATCACCTTGGTGTTGGGATAGGGTGTGTAGAATTCTTTCCGGTAGAGGTTCGAGTAACCCAAACCAGCAATAAATTCTTTCACGCTGATTTCACCGTTGCTTAACTTGCTTTCTAGAACGGTGAATTCATTCTTAGCAATGTAAGGTGCTACATCGCGCTCAAAAACCTGACGATAAGCAGCATTGATCAAAGTTTTAACTGCAACTTTATCGTCGGTGTTCGCCACCAACTTGAAGATTTTGGTTTGTTCCCGTTGCTTGGTGACACCTTGATTGATGCGGAACTGAATATCTGGTTCTGTCCGAGATTCGGTGACAGTACCCAATTCCACAAAGCGTGGTGTTGCTTCTTTCTGGACTTTTCCACCAACGTCTTCACGAATACTACCAACTCGCAAGCGGCGTAATGCTTCACCACCAGGAGTCAGATAACGTTCGTAAGGAACTGTATCTTCCCCAAAGGCTTCAGTGTATTCCAGGGTGTCAAGAATGGCATCTACTACGGCATAAAAGCCCTTTTTGGAGGCAATGTCAAAATATTTGTTATTTTCTTGACGACCGTAGGTAGGACGACCCAACAGGCGGCGGTGAATGTACTCGATCGCTTTACAAACATACAGCGGTGTCCAGTACAAACTGCGGAATAAATCCGACTTCGCCAAAGCACGGACAAACTCTCTGACAGAAATTTCGCCGTTTTCCAGCTTGATTTCCAGTACTTTCTGGCGCTGACCTTCGTAAACGTCACGACCGAAAACTTGCAAGTAAATAGCCCGAATCACTGCTTGTGTGGAGCTTTCCGAGAACTTCACACTTGCACCCTTGCCCACCTTTTTACCAATGGTGCCAGGAACTTGATCCAGCTTGAACACCTTGGGACCAAGGCTACCAGGAGCGGCACCCCGTGCTTGGGGATTGCTATTTTGGTTATTAATCCCTGGTCCTTGGTGAATCAGAATCCGCTTTGTGTCCTTAGCAAAGGGCGCTGGACTGGTGCTGGGGTTGCGGGTTTCTTTCGAGAAAATCGCCCCAAACTGGATTTCCAGCGGGTCATTACCGGAACCGTAGGGATGTTGATCTGGTAGTGGGCGATCGTAAGCTGCGAATGTGGTGATGAATTGAGGGATTTTGCGGAAAGGCGCACTGTAGTTAAACAGGTCTTGCTGTAATCCCCAATTGCGACATTCTTGCGCTTCTTGACCCAGACCACGGATGTAGGGTACTGTCTCCTCACCAAAATAATCGCTGTATTCGGCAGAATCTACCAAGGCATCTACTAAGGCTGCCAGACCGCCTTTAGAAATAATGGCGAAGTATTTTTGTACTTCTTCGCGGCTACTAGGTCCCCGTCCCAAAATATGACGGAAAGCTAGTTCGATGACTCGGCTGTTAATAAAAGGCTGGTAAAACTGTTTTTGGTAAAGGGGAGATTTTGCTAAACGACGGACAAACTCTTTAACCGAGATGTCGCCATTTTTCACCTTAGATTCTAGGTCAGATATTGACAAGCTATAAGCACGGGTAATGTCGCGCTCAAAAATTTGCCGATATGTTGCTTTGATTACTTCATTTTTTTCGGTAGCTGACGACCCAGCCTTCAGCACAAATTTGGGACGACGTTCTGCCGAATTAAAGTAAATTTGGGGCAGTTGTAACCCTTGCTGGTCACTGGAGGGACGTTGACGCAGTTTCGTTGAAGGTGTTGGTGCTTGGAATTCAGTCAACAACACATCCATGTACTGAGACACAATCTCTGTAGCCTCGGCATCCTTGCGGAAAAACGAAAGTGCCCCTACTTTGATTTCTTGTAAAGCTACCAATGTAGCCTCACCAGAGCAGGCATTTTCAATGATTTCTCGCAGACCCCGTGTATTCACGGCAATGATATTGGGGTCTCCAGCGACGATCGCATAGGTAGCATAGCGCAAGAACCAGGATAAATCCCGCAAGCTCTTGGCCATGTTGCTCGGCCCATAACGAGCAATGTTAATTGGTCTAAAACCCGCAGGTGTCGGACCACCAGCAGAGGTGTTAAAGATAGAGCGTAAATTTTCTAGGAACCCACCTTTACTTTCAACATAGGTTACTGTTCCCAGTTTCATCCCCTCTTGAACATCACCACCGCCAACACTAGCTAGCACCAGTTCTGGTTCTTTGGGTTTTTCCAAAAAAGCCATTGGCGAACCACCGACAAAAATCCGATTGGCAGCTCGAGATACAATAATCTCGGAATTTTCCGTGAGCGTCTGGGCAATTTCTAGACGCTTTGCACCAGATGCAAAATAGCTTGCCAGTTCATTCAATTCGCCAGTTCCCAAAAAACGGTCTTGTTGTTCCGCTTGGGAAATCGTCGCCACAGCTAGGGTTTGATATAGTTGCGGACGCGCAACTGAGCTTCCACCACTTGCCTTAACACTCATCGGATTTATAAAACTCCCATCATAATTACTTATGTGTTAAGTCTGGGTTGCTTTGAGGCTTGACATATTAGTGTAGTCATGCCCTAAGAGTACCGCCTTCAAAACTGCCAGTAAATTAACCCAGTCAGCTTTTAGATTAGAACGTTTTGCGGTTACGCTGGTGGTTTATTAAGAAGTGTGTACAACCTGTAGCCAGAATCTACCAAGTTACACAAGTCTTGACTCCGGTTTCTCTGAGATCAAGTCTAAGTTTTGTTTCCGTTAATCACAAAACAGGACAGGATTTTGGGAATTGGGAATTGGGCATGGGTATTCTGACTGAACACGCCAAAATTAGGGAAATAATAGCTTTGTGGGTGTAGGTTAATATTGCCTTGGGAATTCATGTACTTAGAAAACTCATGCTTAAAAGTAATAAATTTAACTTCGTCTACCATGCTGCTATGTCTACTCTCGCGGTGAGTTTGGCTATTGCGCCCGCCAACGCCCTACCAGGACAAAACATTAAAACTGTCTTGAATTGGGCAAAGACAAAACCTCAACTACCCACTCTCACTTACAGCAGCGAAGCTCATGGTTATGGTGGTAACAAAGGAAACCTGTATTTTTATGCGGATGTTCCAGAACAAAATGGCACCGTCACCAAAGAAGGAATCACCTTTAGTGGTGACTCCAGCATCAAATTCACCACAAAAAATGCCAAAGCACTAAAGCTACTAGAAAATATTTATAGCTCCAACATTGCTAACGATTTCCAAAAGTCTCGCTATGTGACAAAAGTCGGTCGTGACCAGTTTTATCGGGGTCAAAAATATGGTTACATCACTGCTGCAGTCCAAAATGGAACTAATTTGCAGATAATTCCTTTGAGTAAACTACAAGAGTTTATCGATAGTGCCAAATATTGCCAAACTCATCAATGTGACTTGTAAAAACTATAAACTGTAGGGGCAAACAACCGATTGCCCTCAAATTGGTAAAATTCTTTTGAGAAATCACCTTAGGTGGGTCAACATGAAGATTTTACGTCAGTCAATAACAGTGATTGCGGCTACATAGTTTGGAGTTTCAGCTAGCGTTATACCAGTGCAAGCCAATCCTGAATTCATGAAAGAATACAGTGACAAAATGCGTGAAAAACACCTAACTTCACTGGGTTATGAAGCCTAATACAGCAGTTTTTATTCCAGACTTAAAAGACGTGCAAGACTCAAAAATTCTTGATTCTGAGTCTTTTACCCAGCTTTCTTGTAAGCATCGTTAGTAAATAAGGGTACACACTCACTAACGTTATAAACCGCTGCAATTTCCACATCAGGCTCAAACCCTTTTGCAATCAACTCTTTACCGGAACTACATTTTTTCAAGTAGCCTAATAAATCCTCTTGGAAAGCCTGAAATGTAGCCACAGCAGTTGCTGCTTCGGGTGATAAACTGCCAGGTAAATAACTGAGAATTGCCCCAGCGCCAATCAAATCCTCAAATGCAGGTCGAAGGCTACCATCATCTTTCCATCTCTCACCAGCAGGAATTACAGCAACTTTGTTACCGTACCTTTGAGCAAACTTTGCCACCGCTTGGCAATTTCGCAAACAGCCAGCCAGAGTTGGTGTTTTCCCTGTCTGTAAAGTTAAAAAAGAACCATTGGGTGAAGGTAAAACTAGTTTAGTTCCAGCGGGAATTTGCGCTATTGATTTTGGAGAGAGAGAATATTGAGTCGTTGTAGACCATCTATGGCTGGCTAATTCTGCCTGTAGTGATTTTGCATAATCTACAACTGATTCATCTCTCATTGCATAGGGAAAAATAATCGCACCGTTGTTAGTAGCAATTTCTACACAGGTAGAAAAAGATAGAACATCAACTATGACAATGACATCACTAATAGCAGCGAGTTGAGTAACTCCTTGTGGTCCCCACTCACAGCGTAAGTCAAACTCTGATTGATCGTAAATCATAAGAGCGATCGCCAACAACAGTATGATAAAAATCAAACCACAAATTAACCAAGTCAGTGTAAATAATTAAAGATTTGTAGTCAGAACTTTAGTGCTACTTTCACGACTAAAACCCAAAACTCTTTGAAAGCTATTATCGTGATCACAATTAGTAGAAAATTCTTGTTTGAAAATAGTTTATAAGAACAGTAGATATTACAGTCTACGAATCAAACAAAAGCAAAGCCAAACAAAATAAAACCAAGCAAACCAACCCAGCATAATAGACCAACCACCAACCAAAAAAGAAAATAATCCAATCCCAATAATAACCAACTTTGCGATATTTTCTATAATATCTTCTATGATTTTATCTGTGGTAGTTAATTCAGAAAGAGCAGATTGTTGTTTTGGGCTAGCAATTTCTATAATTTTATCTACAGCAAAAGCCTTAGGTTGTGATATTGATTCAAGAACAGCAGCTTTTTTTGGTCTAGCAAAGCCAGGAAATATATCAACACCAAGTTTTATAGAGCGATCGCACCAATAACACTTACCATAAGTTCGGCTGTAGTAGTGGCTGTTTACCTTTCCACAGATAGTCAACTTATTGACAGCAAGTCTGAGCGCTTTTACCCAATCCCCAGCAGTTGGACGCAAGTTAGGATTTTTATAACCATCGTTAAAGCATTTGAGAAAACATCGCTGAACCTCTGGGTGAACGATCTCAAGAGGAATTGTTATTTCTACAAGTCGAAATGGACTACTTGGTGTATACAGCCATAAACCCTGACGGATAAGTTCATTGTTTTCTGGAATTTCCCCCGCACCTATCCACTTTCCTGTAAAAGGAGTTTGACCACCAAACAACAACTGATAGATAATCACTGCTAACCGGAAGTGATCATGTACTTCCGTTTGATCAGTGCTATCAAAATCTTTGCCAATCAGTTCTGGTGGTGTAAAGCCTTCTGAACCAACTAGTACAAGACGGCGGAAGTAAGCCGAGTATTATATGGGATAATTAAGTCAGTAGATGAAAAGCTTTGTTTGGTGACAAAGAATCAGGGTATGGCAAGATTAGCTCCAAAAGAATTAAGTTTGAGTGATAGTGAGCAGAATGAACTACAAGAGTTGATAAAGGGACATAAGACAGCACAGCAAATCGTCATCCGAGCCAAAATTATTCTTCTGGCATCATCAGGGAAAAATAACGGCGAAATTGCTCGAATATTAGAGATTAGTCTAGATATGACTCGTTTATGGCGAAAGCGATGGTTGGAGACAGAGGGAGCAAAATTATCAGCTTTTCAAAGATTACAAGATCAAGAGCGTACTGGCGCACCAGTAAAATTTAGCATGGAACAAGTAATAGAGTTGTTTGCGCTTGCCTGTTCGCCGCCAGAAGATTACGGTCGGACAATAAGTCACTGGACATCTAGAGAACTGACAGATGAAATTACAAAACAAGGGATTATCGAAAGTATATCTGTTCGCCATGTGGGAAGACTATTAGAAGAAGCTCAATTGAAGCCACACCAAAGTCGGTACTGGCTGACTCCCCCCCCTGGATGAAAAATTTGATGCAAAAGTTGAAGATATTACAGATTTGTATTTAAATGCGATTGACCGTCATCTAAAGGGGGAACGCACAATATCTATTGATGAGATGACAGGTATTCAAGCTACTGAGCGCATAGAAAAAGACTTACCAATGCGACCGGGCAAAGTTGAAAGAAGGGAATTTGAATATATTCGTCACGGTACGCAAACCTTGATAGCCAGTTTCGATGTTGCCACTGGTCAAATTATCAGACCAACTTGTGGAGATTCCAGAACAGAAGTTGATTTTATCTTTCATATTCATCAAACTATTGCCACTGACCCCAATGCGAAAAAATGGCATTTAATTATGGATTGCCTGAACACTCATCAATCGGAGTCCTTAGTTCGTTTTGTTGCACAAATTGAAGGTTTAAACATCAACCTTGGCATTAAGGGTAAAAGTGGCATCCTCAAATCAATGAAATCTCGTGCAGCTTTTTTAAGTGACCCCACACATCAAATCGTTTTCCATTACACACCACTACATTCTTCTTGGCTCAACCAAATTGAAATTTGGTTTAGTATTTTGGTACGGAAGTTACTAAGAAGAGCCAGTTTCCAGAGTCAGGATGATCTCAAAACTAGAATTCTTGCTTTTATTGACTACTTTAATCAAACAATGGCTAAACCTTTCAAGTGGACATATAAGGGTAAAGTTTTGGCTGTTTAATACTCGGTTTATTTCCGCCGTCCTGTACTAGACAACGATAAACCTTATTGTTTTTCGGATTCCGAACCTGAAAAGAATCAGTATCAATTATTGAAGGTAAAGCGCGATCGTTTACAAGAATATTTTGCGGCTTGATGTCACCCAAAACATAGCCAGAAGCGTGAATTGCTTCAATAATTGAGGCGATATTCATTGCCGTTGTGTGGAGAAAACGCCAATCAACCTCAAGTTTCAAAGCTTTACGACGCTTGGTATTGTATATATCAATAAGTTCTTTCGCTTCCTTAATTTCCGGCATCAAAAAGCCTACACAATTACCTTGAGCATCTTTTAGTACCGACTTAGGCCAAGCAAAAGAAATATGATTGAGGTGAGAGTTTGGCTCTTTGGGTCGGTGAGCTATCATCACCGCCAACTTTTGCACACGATCAGGAGTTTGCGAATGGTAAATTTTCGCTAAGTAACCATTGCGATTTGTTTGCCAAACCTTTGCTTCACCACTATTAGCTATGGGTTCACCCAGCAGAGTAATCGATTGACCCGTACTGGCACAGGTGAGAACTCTCATCGAATTTTACTCTCATCAAATAAGCACAAAAGTAAGGTTTTATCATCGTCGGTGCGAGAATTTAGCCGTTCTGAGTTGAGGAATTCCGTCAGATATTTATCTTCTTCCTCCTCACTAACAGGTTCCTGCAAGTATTCCTCCAAAGGTTTAAAGAAAGGCGAGAAGGGTTCCCAGTCGCTCAAACGAATTGCTACTTTTTCTAGTCCATCAGTGGAAGCACAAATAAACTCTTGTTTTTCAGAAATAACCTCTACCTGCATTTCTTTGACTGCATTTGTTGAGGTAATAAAAGTTGTTTCATTGACAAATTCACCTTTATCTGGCTGAAATAACAGCTTATATTCTGACTCTTGGGAACGCATTACAATAAATCCATCCCCAATTTGCATAGCTGCAACCCATTCAGGAGTCGCAATGAAAACCAACAATGTACAAGCTAAATCATTGACAGAATAATCTTCTTTGGCTGCTTGCCTAACTAACTCAACAATTACCTTGTTTACAGTTTTAGTAAATAATTTATCGGCTTCTGTTTGTGAAAGTATTTGAGAAAAATTTTGCCAACAATGTTGACGCTTGCGAAGATATCCACTAATTCTTGAGAGATATTTAAGTGCCGTTTCTACAGCCAACTTAGAACCAACATCAGAATGTTTAGCACTACCAGCACCATCAGCAACCGCACCTACAATCACATCCTTAAAGATGCGATAACCCCCATAATCTTGACAAACTATCCCCTGATTTTGATGACTTGTTCCAATCGCGGAACGCGCAACAGCTTTCCAATTCACAAAATTTCCTCTAACTCGTAATTTGACCCCATCCCATAGCTGGTAAAGCTACAGCTTGCCCTACTTTGCCACTAGAAACCCGTTTCATCGAAGTAGAAAGCCAGACAAACAAATCACGAAAATCTAAGCCATTTAGCGTAACTGGTGGACGTTCAGGTGGGGAAATTTGTTTGAGGATATTCATATCAGCACCCTTGACACCAACTGCAAAAAATGAGAGTCGGCTTTGTGCTTCTGCTTGTCTCAATCTTTGCGCGGCTGAATTCCAGGAGTCTGATGGCGCTCCGTCTGTAATCAAAAACACCCAGGGACGATAATAGAGAATACCGTTGTCTTTATAAGTCTGTTTCCGGTTTTCTAGAAAATCCAAAGCATACTCAATCGCTGCACCCATTGGGGTAACACCATCTACTTCCAATATAGGCGGTGTAAATTGGTCAATCGTCACAAAGTCTTGCGTGAGTTTAACTATAGGTCCAAATGTGATCATGGACACTTCCACACTCAGCGATGCTTGGGAATCTCTCAGCACATCTTCCTTAAAAGCCGCCAACCCTAGATTTAATTCTTGGATAGGTTGACCAGACATAGAGCCAGAAGTATCAAGTAAAAGAATTACAGGGCAACGATTTTCTGGATTTTCGACGAATTCAGGCAATCCTACAGGCATTCGATGCTCCTGATTGAGTAAATTAAGCTACTAAATACTTAAACCCAATTCTATTAGCTAATAGATACTAGAACACTAGTGTTTTTACTGAAACAACTTCCCTACTTGAAATATATGGGCTGATAGCGATCACAATTATTTGTCTACCTAAAGTGTTCATCATTCGATAAACTCAGAATTGCTGCAATATTGTTCCAGAAATGTCAGACTCCCAAATCTTTAGTGCATTTGTTGCCAAACTCTACGATACCTATCTACTTCCCTATGCCATCTAAAGATATATTCCATCAATCTGTCCGCACTGCTTTAGAAAAAGATGGTTGGATGATTACCCATGACCCACTGCATCTGAAAGTTGATGACATTGAATTTTTTGTAGATTTAGGAGCAGAAAGACTATTAGCAGCACAAAAACAAGGATATAAAATAGCTGTGGAAGTTAAATCCTTTATAGGTGCTTCGGGCGTAACGGAATTTCATCTCGCTTTAGGTCAAATCCTGAATTATCGGCTAGCATTAAGAAAAGAAGAACCAGAACGCATTCTATATCTAGCTATTAGCCAAGATACATACCAAGACTTTTTCTCTCGTCAATTTATTCAAGATTCTTTAAAAGAATATCAAATTAAGCTTTTAATTTTTCATTCCTTAAGTCAGGAAATTGTTTTATGGAAAGAATAAGTTACTCTCAAATCATTCAAGATATTTTACGGAACCATTCCGCTAATGACGTGGCTAATGGCACAGATGTTCAATTACTATTTGACGCAGAACGCCATCATTATCAAGTCTTAAATATTGGCTGGAAAGAACAACGGAGAATTTATGGAGTCATCATTCATGTCGATATCCAAGACAACAAAATTTGGATACAAAGAGATGGTACAGAAATCGGCATTGCTAACGAATTAATTGCTGCTGGAGTACCTAAAGAAGATATTGTATTAGGATTTCATGCTCCTTATAAACGCCAATTTACTGACTTTGCTGTTGGATAAGTAGTAGGAAATAGGCAGTAGTAACTTTTGCCCTAATCATCCACTATCAGCTAAACTCGAAACTGCTGCGTTATTCCTGATCATGTCCGATTCTCAAACCGTTAGTGCTGCTGTTGCTAAACTTTACGACACCTACCCATTTCCCCCAGAACCCCTGCTGGATGAACCACCACCGGGGTACAATTGGCGGTGGAATTGGCTAGCAGCTTATAACTTTTGTACTGGACAGAAGCCGCAAAGACAGGATATTCGGATTTTAGATGCAGGCTGTGGCTCTGGTGTAGGTACAGAATATTTGGTGCATCTTAACCCCCAAGCCCAAGTTATCGGCATTGACCTGAGTGCTGGTACGTTGGAAGTGGCGAAGGAACGCTGCAAACGTTCTGGGGCAGACCGTGTCGAGTTTCATCATCTCAGCTTGTATGATGTAGAACAACTTCCTGGGGAGTTTGATTTAATTAACTGTGTGGGTGTTCTGCACCATACACCAGACCCGATTCGTGGTATTCAAGCCTTAGCGAAAAAATTAGCACCAGGTGGCTTGATGCACATTTTTGTCTACGGGGAATTGGGCCGCTGGGAAATTCAACTCATGCAAAAAGCGATCGCCCTCATCCAAGGTGATAAAATAGGCGACTATCGCGATGGTGTG contains these protein-coding regions:
- a CDS encoding VWA domain-containing protein — translated: MPVGLPEFVENPENRCPVILLLDTSGSMSGQPIQELNLGLAAFKEDVLRDSQASLSVEVSMITFGPIVKLTQDFVTIDQFTPPILEVDGVTPMGAAIEYALDFLENRKQTYKDNGILYYRPWVFLITDGAPSDSWNSAAQRLRQAEAQSRLSFFAVGVKGADMNILKQISPPERPPVTLNGLDFRDLFVWLSTSMKRVSSGKVGQAVALPAMGWGQITS
- a CDS encoding transposase; translation: MYLNAIDRHLKGERTISIDEMTGIQATERIEKDLPMRPGKVERREFEYIRHGTQTLIASFDVATGQIIRPTCGDSRTEVDFIFHIHQTIATDPNAKKWHLIMDCLNTHQSESLVRFVAQIEGLNINLGIKGKSGILKSMKSRAAFLSDPTHQIVFHYTPLHSSWLNQIEIWFSILVRKLLRRASFQSQDDLKTRILAFIDYFNQTMAKPFKWTYKGKVLAV
- a CDS encoding XisI protein, with product MERISYSQIIQDILRNHSANDVANGTDVQLLFDAERHHYQVLNIGWKEQRRIYGVIIHVDIQDNKIWIQRDGTEIGIANELIAAGVPKEDIVLGFHAPYKRQFTDFAVG
- a CDS encoding phycobilisome rod-core linker polypeptide — its product is MSVKASGGSSVARPQLYQTLAVATISQAEQQDRFLGTGELNELASYFASGAKRLEIAQTLTENSEIIVSRAANRIFVGGSPMAFLEKPKEPELVLASVGGGDVQEGMKLGTVTYVESKGGFLENLRSIFNTSAGGPTPAGFRPINIARYGPSNMAKSLRDLSWFLRYATYAIVAGDPNIIAVNTRGLREIIENACSGEATLVALQEIKVGALSFFRKDAEATEIVSQYMDVLLTEFQAPTPSTKLRQRPSSDQQGLQLPQIYFNSAERRPKFVLKAGSSATEKNEVIKATYRQIFERDITRAYSLSISDLESKVKNGDISVKEFVRRLAKSPLYQKQFYQPFINSRVIELAFRHILGRGPSSREEVQKYFAIISKGGLAALVDALVDSAEYSDYFGEETVPYIRGLGQEAQECRNWGLQQDLFNYSAPFRKIPQFITTFAAYDRPLPDQHPYGSGNDPLEIQFGAIFSKETRNPSTSPAPFAKDTKRILIHQGPGINNQNSNPQARGAAPGSLGPKVFKLDQVPGTIGKKVGKGASVKFSESSTQAVIRAIYLQVFGRDVYEGQRQKVLEIKLENGEISVREFVRALAKSDLFRSLYWTPLYVCKAIEYIHRRLLGRPTYGRQENNKYFDIASKKGFYAVVDAILDTLEYTEAFGEDTVPYERYLTPGGEALRRLRVGSIREDVGGKVQKEATPRFVELGTVTESRTEPDIQFRINQGVTKQREQTKIFKLVANTDDKVAVKTLINAAYRQVFERDVAPYIAKNEFTVLESKLSNGEISVKEFIAGLGYSNLYRKEFYTPYPNTKVIEQGTKHFLGRAPIDQAEIRKYNQILATQGINAFIGALLSSAEYREVFGEDTVPYRRFPTLPAANFPNTEKLHNQLTKQNDDVVVPSFKPVKARIESAKTPLLAQAIADLASLAKAPDNTKPRFIELGRSFNDGRGQSVEVGVGTSRRKPARIYRLTNGTGQAERQLVINAAYRQVLDVFSGQVPDYYRRTELDSKLRNGEISVREFVRELASSEIYRKRFYTPYPNTKVIEYLFRHLLGRAPATQGEIRTYNKLLADSGLRAAVEGIIDSPEYARYFGEDVVPYQRFPSLPAGNYLGSVQVAADLVKQSWSSLSPAVLTGRSDR
- a CDS encoding XisH family protein; the protein is MPSKDIFHQSVRTALEKDGWMITHDPLHLKVDDIEFFVDLGAERLLAAQKQGYKIAVEVKSFIGASGVTEFHLALGQILNYRLALRKEEPERILYLAISQDTYQDFFSRQFIQDSLKEYQIKLLIFHSLSQEIVLWKE
- a CDS encoding helix-turn-helix domain-containing protein — encoded protein: MARLAPKELSLSDSEQNELQELIKGHKTAQQIVIRAKIILLASSGKNNGEIARILEISLDMTRLWRKRWLETEGAKLSAFQRLQDQERTGAPVKFSMEQVIELFALACSPPEDYGRTISHWTSRELTDEITKQGIIESISVRHVGRLLEEAQLKPHQSRYWLTPPPG
- a CDS encoding 2-phosphosulfolactate phosphatase; translated protein: MIYDQSEFDLRCEWGPQGVTQLAAISDVIVIVDVLSFSTCVEIATNNGAIIFPYAMRDESVVDYAKSLQAELASHRWSTTTQYSLSPKSIAQIPAGTKLVLPSPNGSFLTLQTGKTPTLAGCLRNCQAVAKFAQRYGNKVAVIPAGERWKDDGSLRPAFEDLIGAGAILSYLPGSLSPEAATAVATFQAFQEDLLGYLKKCSSGKELIAKGFEPDVEIAAVYNVSECVPLFTNDAYKKAG
- a CDS encoding PP2C family serine/threonine-protein phosphatase — translated: MNWKAVARSAIGTSHQNQGIVCQDYGGYRIFKDVIVGAVADGAGSAKHSDVGSKLAVETALKYLSRISGYLRKRQHCWQNFSQILSQTEADKLFTKTVNKVIVELVRQAAKEDYSVNDLACTLLVFIATPEWVAAMQIGDGFIVMRSQESEYKLLFQPDKGEFVNETTFITSTNAVKEMQVEVISEKQEFICASTDGLEKVAIRLSDWEPFSPFFKPLEEYLQEPVSEEEEDKYLTEFLNSERLNSRTDDDKTLLLCLFDESKIR